A DNA window from Streptomyces sp. 71268 contains the following coding sequences:
- a CDS encoding sensor histidine kinase: MHAAFFLLLAASLTRYLIRHPGSPHTAWIVALSAVLGLLYVLGPAMGSRPTLRRLLWLGAEVGVWVVLVVLAPSFGWCAVPLFYTGLRTLPPRAALSLAALLTTFMVVAQQRLVSGVDPNLLIAPPAVAALAIAVFVHMDRQAARQRALIDDLVRTRRDLAATERREGMLAERQRLAMDIHDTLAQGLSSQRMLFQAAERIWDTDPATARGHLRAAAGIAEHNLAEARRFVHDLAPADLNEGGSLPAALRLLAARESTEELTVRCRAEGAETRLPARVESALLRIAQGALANVREHSGARTAQLTLTHLGDLVVLDVADDGRGFDPAAVPAEGMRGHGLPAIRARVRQLGGTLTIESAPGEGTVLSAAIPLESP; this comes from the coding sequence ATGCATGCCGCGTTCTTCCTGCTGCTCGCCGCCTCCCTCACCCGTTACCTCATCCGGCACCCGGGGTCGCCGCACACGGCGTGGATCGTCGCGCTCAGCGCGGTGCTCGGCCTGCTCTACGTCCTCGGCCCCGCGATGGGCTCCCGGCCCACCCTGCGCAGGCTGCTGTGGCTCGGCGCCGAAGTGGGCGTCTGGGTCGTGCTCGTGGTGCTCGCGCCCAGCTTCGGGTGGTGCGCGGTGCCGCTGTTCTACACGGGGTTGCGCACCCTGCCGCCCCGCGCCGCGCTCAGCCTGGCCGCGCTGCTGACCACGTTCATGGTGGTCGCCCAGCAGCGCCTCGTGTCCGGCGTGGACCCCAACCTGCTGATCGCCCCGCCCGCCGTGGCCGCGCTGGCGATCGCGGTCTTCGTCCACATGGACCGGCAGGCCGCCCGGCAGCGGGCCCTCATCGACGACCTGGTCCGCACCCGCCGTGACCTGGCCGCCACCGAACGGCGCGAGGGCATGCTCGCCGAACGGCAGCGGCTCGCCATGGACATCCACGACACCCTCGCGCAGGGCCTGTCCAGCCAGCGGATGCTGTTCCAGGCGGCGGAGCGGATCTGGGACACCGACCCGGCCACCGCCCGGGGCCACCTGCGCGCGGCGGCGGGCATCGCGGAGCACAACCTGGCCGAGGCGCGCCGCTTCGTCCACGACCTGGCCCCCGCCGACCTGAACGAGGGCGGTTCCCTCCCGGCGGCGCTGCGGCTGCTCGCCGCGCGCGAGTCCACCGAGGAGCTGACCGTCCGCTGCCGGGCCGAGGGGGCCGAGACGAGGCTGCCCGCGCGGGTGGAGTCGGCGCTGCTACGGATCGCGCAGGGCGCCCTCGCCAACGTACGCGAGCACTCCGGCGCCCGCACCGCACAACTCACCCTCACCCACCTCGGCGACCTGGTCGTCCTCGACGTCGCGGACGACGGCCGGGGCTTCGACCCGGCCGCCGTGCCCGCCGAGGGCATGCGCGGCCACGGTCTGCCCGCGATCCGCGCCCGGGTACGGCAGTTGGGCGGCACCCTGACCATCGAGTCGGCGCCCGGCGAGGGCACCGTCCTGTCCGCCGCGATCCCGTTGGAGAGCCCATGA
- a CDS encoding MarR family transcriptional regulator, with protein MERARETDQPVDDATAQAATRAWQGLHTLLLERHNRRKEVADALGMSFSRIRALRRIAPGPLTLRDLAQRMGTDPPYTTVIVDDLVRRGFAERVTHPVDRRSKLVRLTEEGKAAAHRAATILATPPDDLLALPREDIEALDRVVTRLLG; from the coding sequence ATGGAACGCGCACGCGAGACGGACCAACCGGTGGACGACGCCACCGCTCAGGCCGCCACCCGAGCCTGGCAGGGGCTGCACACCCTCCTGTTGGAGCGCCACAACCGTCGCAAGGAGGTCGCGGACGCGCTCGGCATGAGCTTCAGTCGCATCCGCGCCCTGCGCCGCATCGCCCCGGGCCCGCTCACGCTGCGGGACCTGGCACAGCGGATGGGCACCGACCCGCCGTACACCACCGTCATCGTCGACGACCTGGTACGACGCGGCTTCGCGGAGCGCGTCACACACCCCGTCGACCGGCGCTCCAAGCTGGTCCGCCTCACCGAGGAGGGCAAGGCCGCCGCCCACCGCGCCGCCACGATCCTCGCCACCCCGCCCGACGACCTGCTCGCCCTGCCCCGCGAGGACATCGAGGCGCTCGACCGCGTGGTGACCCGGCTCCTGGGGTGA
- a CDS encoding RNA polymerase sigma factor, which translates to MPEPSERGGAGRRGPHSPAHPLTTYGTGDGQSAVAPPPNAAPDPAAITLEVARVQTRTRTAEASVVPPRSLPPRHPEDAAEPAEPDPAAPDPAAPDLAAPGPVAADSVPEPAVVVPAQRPDATGPSSDLFRQYLREIGRIPLLSAAEEVELARRVEAGLFAEAKLAGAADLDTQLASDLDRLVVLGRMAKRRLIEANLRLVVSVAKRYVGRGLTMLDLVQEGNLGLIRAVEKFDYARGYKFSTYATWWIRQAMSRALADQARTIRVPVHVVELINRVVRVQRRMLQERGQEPTAAEVAEHLGVPEERVSEVRRLAQEPISLHTPVGEEDDVALGDLIEDGDATSPVESAAFLLLREHLEAVLSTLGERERKVVQLRYGLTDGRPRTLEEIGRIFGVTRERIRQIESKTLGKLRDHAFADQLRGYLD; encoded by the coding sequence GTGCCTGAGCCTTCGGAACGCGGCGGTGCCGGCCGCAGAGGCCCACATTCCCCCGCACATCCACTCACGACGTACGGGACGGGTGACGGTCAGTCCGCAGTCGCCCCGCCACCGAACGCCGCCCCCGATCCGGCGGCGATCACCCTGGAGGTCGCCCGCGTGCAGACCCGTACCCGCACCGCCGAGGCGAGCGTCGTGCCGCCGCGGAGCCTGCCGCCCCGCCACCCGGAGGACGCGGCCGAGCCGGCCGAGCCGGACCCCGCCGCGCCGGACCCCGCCGCGCCGGACCTCGCCGCACCGGGCCCCGTCGCGGCGGATTCCGTGCCGGAGCCGGCCGTGGTCGTGCCCGCGCAGCGACCGGACGCCACCGGCCCCTCATCCGACCTCTTCCGCCAGTACCTGCGCGAGATCGGCCGCATCCCGCTGCTGTCGGCCGCCGAGGAGGTGGAGCTGGCCCGCCGCGTGGAGGCCGGCCTGTTCGCCGAGGCCAAGCTGGCCGGCGCCGCCGACCTGGACACCCAACTCGCCTCGGACCTGGACCGGTTGGTGGTGCTCGGCCGGATGGCCAAGCGCCGCCTGATCGAGGCGAACCTACGGCTGGTGGTCTCGGTGGCCAAGCGGTACGTCGGGCGCGGCCTGACCATGCTCGACCTCGTCCAGGAGGGCAACCTCGGGCTGATCCGCGCGGTGGAGAAGTTCGACTACGCGCGCGGCTACAAGTTCTCCACGTACGCGACCTGGTGGATTCGCCAGGCCATGTCCCGCGCGCTGGCCGACCAAGCCCGCACCATCCGGGTGCCGGTGCACGTCGTCGAGCTGATCAACCGGGTGGTACGGGTGCAGCGCCGGATGCTCCAGGAACGCGGCCAGGAGCCCACCGCGGCCGAGGTCGCCGAGCACCTCGGGGTGCCGGAGGAACGCGTCAGCGAGGTGCGGCGGCTGGCCCAGGAGCCCATCTCGCTGCACACGCCGGTCGGCGAGGAGGACGACGTGGCGCTCGGCGACCTCATCGAGGACGGCGACGCCACCTCGCCGGTGGAGTCCGCCGCCTTCCTGCTGCTGCGCGAGCACCTGGAGGCGGTCCTGTCCACCCTCGGCGAACGCGAGCGCAAGGTCGTCCAACTGCGCTACGGCCTCACCGACGGCCGCCCACGCACCCTGGAGGAGATCGGCCGCATCTTCGGCGTCACCCGCGAGCGCATCCGCCAGATCGAGTCCAAGACCCTGGGCAAGCTCCGCGACCACGCCTTCGCCGACCAACTCCGCGGCTACCTGGACTGA
- a CDS encoding FGGY family carbohydrate kinase — MGIVAGLDSSSESTRVVVCDTDTGAVLKQGYAPHPATGVDVDPQAWLLSLGEAADGGLLEGVQAIGVSAQQNGLLVLDAGGVLVRPAMLGNDKRAQTAAADLVDALGGRPAWAEAVGSVPHAGQAVAKLRWLARAEPEAARRAAEVLQPHDWLVWQLLGRPGRRTTDRGAASGTGYWSAASGQYRPDLAELALGHPVRLPEVIAPAEPAGHTPEGLLISAGTGETMAAAFGLGVSLGDAVVSLGASGSVFAVHHEALADPTGTITSYADATGMHLPVVHTLNAVRALRGTAELLGTDLEGLSELAVKSTPGSHGLVLLPYLEGERTPHLPHAAGTLSGLRRESMKPEHLARASFEGMLCGLADALDVLRGRGVEVRRVFLLGPAAGLPAVQAIAPSLLGAQIVVPEPADYAAIGAARQAAWALGVAHGTLAPHTPPHWPAAASQVFEPGDELTVGQSVRQQFGTVRDQIHPEAFGWNPNA, encoded by the coding sequence ATGGGGATAGTCGCCGGGTTGGACAGTTCGTCGGAGAGCACGCGCGTCGTCGTCTGCGACACGGACACGGGCGCCGTGCTCAAGCAGGGTTACGCGCCGCACCCCGCCACCGGGGTCGATGTGGACCCGCAGGCGTGGTTGCTCTCGTTGGGGGAGGCCGCGGACGGCGGGCTGCTTGAGGGTGTGCAGGCCATCGGCGTCTCCGCCCAGCAGAACGGTTTGCTGGTCCTGGACGCCGGCGGGGTGCTCGTACGGCCCGCGATGCTGGGCAACGACAAGCGTGCGCAGACCGCCGCAGCCGACCTGGTGGACGCGCTGGGCGGGCGACCGGCCTGGGCCGAGGCGGTCGGTTCCGTGCCGCACGCCGGGCAGGCGGTGGCGAAGCTGCGCTGGTTGGCGCGCGCCGAGCCGGAGGCGGCGCGGCGGGCGGCCGAGGTGCTCCAGCCGCACGACTGGCTGGTGTGGCAGCTCCTCGGGCGGCCCGGGCGGCGCACGACCGACCGCGGTGCCGCGTCCGGCACCGGCTACTGGTCCGCCGCGTCGGGCCAGTACCGGCCGGACCTCGCCGAGCTGGCGCTCGGCCATCCCGTCCGACTGCCGGAGGTCATCGCCCCCGCCGAGCCCGCCGGGCACACGCCCGAGGGCCTGCTGATCTCGGCCGGCACCGGCGAGACCATGGCCGCCGCCTTCGGGCTCGGGGTCTCCCTGGGCGACGCGGTGGTCTCGCTCGGCGCCTCGGGCTCGGTGTTCGCCGTGCACCACGAGGCCCTCGCCGACCCGACCGGCACCATCACCTCGTACGCGGACGCCACCGGCATGCACCTGCCCGTGGTGCACACGCTCAACGCGGTGCGGGCGCTGCGCGGCACCGCCGAGCTGCTGGGTACGGACCTGGAGGGGCTGTCCGAGCTGGCGGTGAAGTCCACACCCGGCTCGCACGGCCTGGTGTTGCTGCCGTACCTGGAGGGTGAGCGCACCCCGCACCTGCCGCACGCGGCGGGCACGCTGTCGGGGCTGCGTCGGGAGAGCATGAAGCCCGAGCACCTGGCCCGGGCGTCGTTCGAGGGGATGCTGTGCGGGCTCGCGGACGCGTTGGACGTGTTGCGCGGGCGAGGCGTCGAGGTGCGGCGGGTGTTCCTGCTCGGGCCCGCGGCCGGGTTGCCGGCGGTGCAGGCCATCGCGCCGTCGCTGCTGGGCGCGCAGATCGTGGTGCCCGAGCCGGCGGACTACGCGGCCATCGGCGCGGCTCGGCAGGCCGCGTGGGCGCTCGGCGTCGCGCACGGCACCCTGGCGCCGCACACGCCGCCGCACTGGCCGGCCGCGGCGAGCCAGGTGTTCGAGCCGGGTGACGAGCTGACGGTCGGCCAGTCAGTGCGGCAGCAGTTCGGGACGGTGCGCGACCAGATCCACCCGGAGGCGTTCGGCTGGAACCCGAACGCCTGA
- a CDS encoding response regulator transcription factor, which produces MTAPVRLLVCDDHLVVRAGLLALLASAPDIEVVGEAGGGEEAVALAAKLTPDVVLMDLQLGPGIDGIEATRRISGTGVRVLVLTTYDTDADITRAIEAGATGYLLKAERPEELFAAIHAAARGRTALSPPVASRVMARMRAPGPTLTARELDILRQLARGLGNREIARALFVSEATVKTHLRRVYDKLGVETRAGAVAVAKEQRLLP; this is translated from the coding sequence ATGACAGCCCCGGTCCGTCTCCTGGTCTGCGACGACCACCTCGTCGTACGGGCCGGCCTACTGGCCCTGCTCGCCAGCGCCCCCGACATCGAGGTCGTCGGGGAGGCGGGCGGTGGCGAGGAGGCGGTCGCGCTCGCCGCGAAGCTCACCCCCGACGTCGTCCTGATGGACCTCCAGCTCGGCCCCGGCATCGACGGCATCGAGGCCACCCGACGGATCTCCGGAACCGGGGTGCGGGTGCTCGTGCTGACGACGTACGACACGGACGCCGACATCACCCGCGCCATCGAGGCCGGCGCCACCGGGTACCTGCTGAAGGCGGAGCGGCCCGAGGAGTTGTTCGCCGCGATCCACGCCGCGGCGCGGGGGCGCACCGCGCTCTCGCCACCGGTGGCCAGCCGGGTGATGGCCCGGATGCGGGCGCCCGGGCCCACGCTCACCGCCCGCGAGCTGGACATCCTGCGCCAGTTGGCGCGCGGGCTCGGCAACCGGGAGATCGCCCGCGCCCTGTTCGTCTCCGAGGCCACGGTGAAGACCCACCTCCGCCGCGTCTACGACAAGCTGGGCGTGGAGACCCGCGCGGGAGCGGTGGCCGTGGCGAAGGAACAGCGGTTGCTGCCCTGA
- a CDS encoding GntR family transcriptional regulator has translation MAGSGAGLVGGGPGEGRMSLSAQAREAVRQRIVDRRYAMGSRLVEREVAEELRMSRVPVREALRALVSEGLLELSPHSGVRVRTLEPVDVRHLYEVWEPLAVQASRLAARRVAAAGEPEGLAALRALLERAESAAVAGEADREVGAHTAFHEQIVALGGNPLLARTMEQLSWQLQLLFGLREEPAQMRAQHAEMFRHIAAGDEELAAASTLLHVRDSRTVALRSLFGDT, from the coding sequence ATGGCGGGTAGCGGGGCGGGGCTGGTGGGTGGTGGGCCCGGGGAGGGGCGGATGTCGTTGAGCGCGCAGGCGCGGGAGGCGGTGCGGCAGCGTATCGTGGACCGGCGCTACGCGATGGGTTCGCGGCTCGTCGAACGCGAGGTGGCCGAGGAACTGCGGATGTCGCGGGTGCCCGTGCGTGAGGCGTTGCGCGCCCTCGTCTCCGAGGGGCTGCTGGAACTGTCGCCGCACAGTGGGGTGCGGGTGCGCACGTTGGAGCCGGTCGACGTGCGGCACCTATACGAGGTGTGGGAGCCGCTGGCCGTCCAGGCGTCGCGGCTGGCGGCGCGCCGCGTGGCCGCGGCGGGGGAGCCGGAGGGGCTCGCCGCGCTGCGCGCGTTGCTGGAGCGGGCCGAGAGCGCGGCCGTGGCCGGCGAGGCCGATCGGGAGGTCGGTGCCCATACCGCGTTCCACGAACAGATCGTGGCGCTCGGTGGCAACCCCCTGTTGGCGCGCACCATGGAACAGTTGAGCTGGCAGCTCCAGTTGTTGTTCGGGCTGCGCGAGGAGCCGGCCCAGATGCGGGCGCAGCACGCCGAGATGTTCCGGCACATCGCCGCGGGGGACGAGGAGCTGGCGGCGGCCAGCACCCTGCTGCACGTACGCGACAGTCGCACGGTGGCACTGCGCTCCCTCTTCGGTGACACGTAG
- a CDS encoding amidohydrolase, whose amino-acid sequence MVPPPLSRRHALASAALAGAGTALSASAGPVAASDAPTSPAAAGHGSRGRPGKAVVFRDVRPLGAKTPVDLTVVDGRFTDGPAPSGARIIDGGGRIALAGLVDAHIHPDKTTWGGDWVSRQPASGIAEYCEQDVALFHSQRRPVAERAHALLAHAVTRGTRAMRAHADVAPAYGLRGLEGVAEARERLSHALDVQVVAFPQHGVVRTLGTAKLLEDAARSGLADLIGGIDPISFDHALDEQLDLVFGLADRYGVGVDIHLHDRDEKGVRVLRGIVERTRALSLRGKVTVSHVFCLPFLGEGELETMARDLAEQDIALTTVAPSGSLVLPLATLREHGVRVGLGSDGVRDAWSPFGNADMLHRTHILGWVTGVRLDEELVDCHTLGTHGGADVLGLDRVEFKPGDPADFNLLRGECVPQVVVDMPRRDMVVHGGQVVARDGELV is encoded by the coding sequence ATGGTTCCCCCTCCGCTGTCCCGCCGCCACGCCCTTGCCAGTGCCGCGCTCGCGGGCGCCGGCACCGCGCTCTCCGCGTCCGCCGGTCCCGTGGCCGCCTCCGACGCGCCCACCTCTCCGGCGGCGGCCGGCCACGGCAGCCGTGGGCGCCCCGGGAAGGCGGTCGTCTTCCGTGACGTACGGCCGCTGGGGGCGAAGACCCCCGTGGACCTGACCGTGGTCGACGGGCGTTTCACCGACGGCCCCGCGCCCTCGGGCGCGCGGATCATCGACGGTGGTGGCCGCATCGCGTTGGCCGGCCTCGTCGACGCCCACATCCACCCGGACAAGACGACCTGGGGCGGCGACTGGGTCTCGCGCCAGCCGGCCTCCGGTATCGCCGAGTACTGCGAGCAGGACGTCGCGTTGTTCCACAGCCAGCGCCGCCCGGTGGCCGAGCGCGCCCACGCGCTGCTGGCCCACGCGGTGACGCGGGGCACCCGCGCGATGCGGGCGCATGCCGACGTGGCCCCGGCCTACGGCCTGCGGGGGCTCGAAGGCGTCGCCGAGGCACGCGAGCGGCTCTCGCACGCGCTCGACGTGCAGGTCGTGGCCTTCCCGCAGCACGGCGTGGTCCGTACCCTCGGCACGGCGAAGCTGCTTGAGGACGCGGCGCGCAGCGGTCTGGCCGACCTGATCGGCGGCATCGACCCGATCAGCTTCGACCACGCGCTCGACGAACAACTCGACCTCGTCTTCGGCCTCGCCGACCGCTACGGCGTGGGCGTCGACATCCATCTGCACGACCGGGACGAGAAGGGCGTCCGCGTGCTGCGTGGCATCGTCGAGCGCACCAGGGCGCTGTCGCTGCGCGGCAAGGTGACCGTCAGCCACGTCTTCTGCCTGCCGTTCCTCGGCGAGGGCGAGTTGGAGACTATGGCGCGGGACCTGGCCGAGCAGGACATCGCCCTCACGACCGTCGCCCCGAGCGGCTCCCTGGTCCTGCCCCTGGCCACGCTGCGCGAACACGGGGTACGCGTGGGCCTGGGCTCGGACGGGGTGCGCGACGCGTGGAGCCCCTTCGGCAACGCCGACATGCTGCACCGCACCCACATCCTGGGCTGGGTCACCGGTGTGCGCCTCGACGAGGAACTGGTGGACTGCCACACCCTGGGCACGCACGGCGGCGCCGACGTGCTGGGCCTTGACCGGGTGGAGTTCAAGCCGGGCGACCCGGCGGACTTCAACCTGCTGCGCGGCGAGTGCGTACCGCAGGTCGTGGTGGACATGCCGCGCCGGGACATGGTCGTACACGGCGGTCAGGTCGTCGCCCGCGACGGCGAACTCGTCTGA
- a CDS encoding MFS transporter, which translates to MAQLAPRRRWLVLAICCLSLLIVSFDVTALNVALPSIQRDLGSSVSGLQWTVDGYTLVLASLLMFSGSLADRVGRRRVFQAGLTVFTTASLLCSLAPGLGWLIAARVLQAVGGSMLNPVAMSIISNVFADSRERARAIGVWSGVVGISMAAGPIMGGALVEAAGWRAIFWINVPIGLAALVLTRRYVPESRAARPRRVDPVGQVLVIVLLATVTYAIIESPARGWDSPLVVACALTALGALLGLLWYEPRRADPLVDLRLFRSVPFSGATVTAVAAFFSLGGFLFISSLYLQHVRRFDPLHAGLFMLPMAVMALVSAPLSGRIVGSHGPRTPLLVAGAALGASAALQALTYSAHLSVAVLFPAYALFGIGFGMVNAPITNTAVASLPRSRAGVAAAMASTSRQLGQALGVAVIGALLAAGAHLDPAATGPHPDPTAFIDASRTAWWLIAGCGGGILLVGTLTSGRWAQSTARRTARRLAAEETQATVKA; encoded by the coding sequence GTGGCCCAGCTCGCTCCGCGCCGGCGCTGGTTGGTGCTGGCCATCTGCTGCCTGAGCTTGTTGATCGTCAGTTTCGACGTCACCGCCCTCAACGTCGCGCTGCCCTCCATCCAGCGCGATCTGGGCAGTTCGGTCTCCGGACTGCAGTGGACGGTCGACGGCTACACCCTGGTGCTGGCCAGCCTGTTGATGTTCTCCGGTTCGCTCGCCGACCGGGTGGGGCGACGGCGCGTCTTCCAGGCCGGGTTGACCGTCTTCACCACGGCCTCGCTGCTGTGCAGCCTCGCGCCGGGGCTCGGCTGGCTGATCGCCGCGCGGGTGCTCCAGGCCGTCGGCGGGTCGATGCTCAACCCCGTCGCCATGTCGATCATCAGCAACGTGTTCGCCGACTCCCGCGAACGCGCCCGCGCGATCGGCGTGTGGAGCGGCGTCGTCGGGATCAGCATGGCGGCCGGGCCGATCATGGGCGGCGCGCTCGTGGAGGCGGCCGGTTGGCGCGCCATCTTCTGGATCAACGTCCCCATCGGCCTGGCCGCGCTCGTCCTGACCCGGCGCTACGTACCGGAGTCCCGCGCCGCGCGCCCCCGCCGCGTCGATCCCGTCGGGCAGGTCCTGGTCATCGTCCTCCTCGCGACGGTGACGTACGCGATCATCGAGTCGCCGGCCCGGGGCTGGGACTCGCCGCTCGTGGTCGCGTGCGCGCTCACCGCCCTCGGCGCGCTCCTGGGGCTCCTGTGGTACGAGCCCAGGCGCGCCGATCCCCTGGTTGACCTGCGACTCTTTCGGTCCGTGCCGTTCTCGGGGGCCACCGTCACCGCCGTGGCCGCGTTCTTCTCGCTGGGCGGCTTCCTGTTCATCAGCTCCCTCTACCTCCAGCACGTACGGCGCTTCGACCCGCTGCACGCCGGCCTGTTCATGCTGCCCATGGCCGTCATGGCGCTGGTCAGCGCGCCGCTGTCGGGGCGGATCGTCGGATCCCACGGGCCCCGCACGCCGCTCCTGGTGGCCGGGGCCGCGCTGGGCGCGAGCGCGGCCCTCCAGGCGCTGACCTACTCCGCGCACCTCTCGGTGGCCGTACTGTTCCCCGCCTACGCGCTGTTCGGCATCGGCTTCGGGATGGTCAACGCCCCCATCACCAACACCGCTGTGGCCTCGCTGCCGCGCTCGCGGGCCGGCGTGGCCGCCGCGATGGCCTCCACCAGCCGCCAGCTCGGCCAGGCGCTCGGGGTGGCGGTCATCGGCGCGCTGCTGGCGGCCGGCGCCCACCTGGACCCGGCGGCGACCGGCCCGCACCCGGACCCGACGGCGTTCATCGACGCGAGCCGGACGGCCTGGTGGCTCATCGCCGGGTGCGGCGGCGGAATCCTGCTGGTGGGTACGCTCACCTCTGGCCGCTGGGCGCAGTCCACGGCCCGGCGCACCGCGCGGCGGCTGGCCGCCGAGGAGACCCAAGCGACAGTGAAGGCCTGA
- a CDS encoding YtxH domain-containing protein yields the protein MRYRLTFITGVAVGYVLGARAGRERYEQLRKNAQRVSQNPAVRNTAEAAAHSGREAAGKAFDVVSAKFGDRLPDSVSARVQSLREQRNGAGDDWGTSNT from the coding sequence ATGCGCTACCGGCTGACGTTCATCACCGGAGTCGCCGTCGGCTACGTGCTCGGCGCACGGGCCGGGCGCGAACGGTACGAGCAGTTGCGCAAGAACGCGCAGCGGGTCTCCCAGAACCCGGCGGTCCGCAATACGGCCGAGGCCGCCGCGCACAGTGGGCGCGAGGCGGCCGGTAAGGCGTTCGACGTGGTGAGCGCGAAGTTCGGCGACCGGCTCCCCGACTCGGTGTCGGCACGCGTCCAGTCCCTGCGCGAGCAGCGCAACGGCGCGGGGGACGACTGGGGCACGAGCAACACCTAG
- a CDS encoding heme-binding protein → MKKLSRGARALTGTAVAATLAAGTFGALSANAATPAAAPAAAVASAHTTQSTHLSVEAATKAAKAALDEARKHNERVSVAVVDRNGNTVVTLRGDGAGPQSYESAVRKAYTSVSWNAPTSELANRLKTAPNLKDIPNTLFLAGGAPIAVKGAPIAGIGVAGAPSGDLDEKFARAGVAALGR, encoded by the coding sequence ATGAAGAAGCTTTCCCGTGGCGCCCGCGCCCTGACCGGCACCGCCGTCGCCGCCACCCTCGCGGCCGGCACCTTCGGCGCGCTCTCCGCCAACGCCGCGACCCCGGCGGCCGCGCCGGCCGCCGCCGTCGCCAGCGCGCACACCACGCAGTCCACGCACCTGTCCGTCGAGGCCGCCACCAAGGCCGCGAAGGCCGCACTGGACGAGGCGCGCAAGCACAACGAGCGGGTGTCCGTCGCGGTCGTCGACCGCAACGGCAACACCGTGGTCACCCTGCGCGGGGACGGCGCGGGCCCGCAGTCCTACGAGTCGGCGGTCAGGAAGGCGTACACCTCGGTCTCCTGGAACGCGCCCACCTCCGAGCTGGCCAACCGCCTGAAGACGGCGCCGAACCTGAAGGACATCCCGAACACCCTGTTCCTGGCCGGCGGCGCCCCGATCGCCGTCAAGGGCGCCCCGATCGCGGGCATCGGCGTGGCCGGCGCCCCCAGCGGCGACCTCGACGAGAAGTTCGCCCGCGCCGGCGTGGCCGCCCTGGGGCGGTAG
- a CDS encoding DUF2071 domain-containing protein — protein sequence MVSLERVPEPITADPPHDAEYPLLTQSWLDLTFLHWAAEPAAVAPLLPVGTRPDTLDGRTYVGLVAFRMHRVGWFRLPGVPYLGTFPETNVRLYSVDAHGRRGVVFRSLDASRLVPVAVARAAFRLPYLWSRMSVRRVGDTVTYTSRRRWPGPRGAYSRIAIRVAGPVDEPTDLEHFLTARWGMHNTFFGRSMYLPNTHPRWPLHRAELLRCDENLIAAAGLPAPAARPVSVLYSPGVPVRFGRPPRAPAGIPTP from the coding sequence ATGGTGTCGCTGGAGAGGGTTCCCGAGCCGATAACGGCCGACCCGCCGCACGACGCGGAGTACCCGCTGCTCACGCAGTCCTGGCTGGACCTGACCTTCCTGCACTGGGCCGCCGAACCCGCCGCCGTCGCGCCGCTGTTGCCCGTCGGCACCCGTCCGGACACGTTGGACGGTCGCACCTACGTCGGGCTGGTCGCCTTCCGGATGCACCGGGTGGGCTGGTTCCGGCTCCCGGGCGTCCCCTACCTCGGGACCTTCCCGGAGACCAACGTCCGCCTGTACTCGGTGGACGCCCACGGCCGGCGTGGGGTGGTCTTCCGCTCGCTGGACGCGTCCCGCCTGGTTCCCGTCGCCGTCGCCCGGGCCGCGTTCCGCCTCCCCTACCTCTGGTCGAGGATGAGCGTGCGCCGGGTCGGCGACACCGTCACGTACACCAGCCGTCGGCGCTGGCCCGGGCCGCGGGGCGCGTACAGCCGGATCGCCATCCGGGTCGCTGGGCCGGTTGACGAGCCCACCGACCTTGAGCACTTCCTGACCGCCCGCTGGGGCATGCACAACACGTTCTTCGGGCGCTCGATGTACCTCCCGAACACCCACCCCCGCTGGCCCCTGCACCGCGCCGAACTCCTGCGCTGCGACGAGAACCTGATCGCCGCCGCGGGCCTGCCGGCGCCGGCAGCGCGGCCGGTGAGCGTGCTGTACTCGCCGGGCGTCCCGGTCCGGTTCGGGCGTCCGCCGCGCGCCCCGGCGGGCATCCCCACGCCGTAG